The following proteins come from a genomic window of Mycolicibacterium rufum:
- a CDS encoding GDP-L-fucose synthase family protein gives MRLDPTAPTFVAGHRGMVGSAIVRRLIADGFTDLLTRTHEELDLTDRAATFKFFAQTRPRLVILAAAKVGGIVANNSSPVEFLSQNLQIQVNTLDAALQYRVPRLLFLGSSCIYPKHAPQPIAESCLLTGPLEATNEAYAIAKIAGIVHVQAVRRQYGLSWISAMPTNLYGPGDNFSDTTSHVLPALIRRYEEARSTGQASVTNWGSGTPRREFLHVDDMASACVHLLKTYDGPHQVNVGTGMDQSIREVADLIAETVGYAGRTEWDMTKPDGTPRKLLDVSVLRASGWEPSISLEQGIRSTIAWFRSNRSTVRA, from the coding sequence ATGCGGCTGGACCCTACAGCGCCCACCTTCGTCGCCGGTCACCGTGGAATGGTCGGTTCGGCCATCGTGCGGAGGCTTATCGCCGACGGGTTCACCGATCTGCTAACGAGAACACACGAGGAGTTGGATCTCACCGACCGGGCCGCGACGTTCAAATTCTTCGCGCAGACCCGGCCTCGGTTGGTGATCTTGGCCGCTGCAAAGGTCGGTGGCATCGTCGCGAACAACTCATCACCGGTGGAATTCCTGTCGCAGAACCTGCAGATTCAGGTGAACACCCTTGACGCAGCGCTCCAGTACAGGGTGCCGCGTCTTCTGTTCCTCGGTTCGTCGTGCATCTACCCGAAGCATGCCCCCCAGCCTATCGCCGAGAGTTGCTTGCTCACAGGGCCGCTCGAGGCAACGAACGAAGCGTATGCGATTGCCAAGATCGCAGGAATCGTGCACGTTCAGGCTGTACGTCGGCAGTACGGGCTGTCCTGGATCTCGGCGATGCCCACCAATCTCTACGGCCCGGGCGACAACTTCTCCGACACGACTTCGCACGTTCTGCCCGCCTTGATCAGGCGCTATGAAGAGGCTCGATCGACAGGGCAGGCATCTGTGACGAACTGGGGCAGTGGCACCCCGAGGCGGGAATTCCTCCACGTCGATGATATGGCCTCGGCGTGTGTCCACTTGCTAAAGACCTATGACGGCCCTCACCAGGTCAACGTGGGGACGGGCATGGACCAATCCATTCGTGAGGTGGCCGATCTGATCGCCGAGACAGTCGGTTATGCCGGCCGAACCGAATGGGATATGACCAAGCCGGATGGGACCCCGAGGAAGCTCCTCGACGTGAGCGTTCTCCGCGCGAGTGGTTGGGAGCCGTCGATCTCGCTCGAGCAGGGTATCCGAAGCACCATTGCGTGGTTCAGGTCGAATCGTTCGACGGTTCGGGCTTAG
- the gmd gene encoding GDP-mannose 4,6-dehydratase, whose translation MKKALITGITGQDGSYLAEFLLGKGYEVHGLIRRSSSFNTSRIEHLYVDPHLPEARLFLHYGDLSDGARLVTLLQKIDPDEVYNLAAQSHVRVSFDEPEHTGDTTGIGSARLLEAVRIGRLNCRFYQASSSEMFGASPPPQNEESPFYPRSPYGAAKVYSYWMTRNYREAYGMFAVNGILFNHESPRRGETFVTRKITRAAARIKAGLDRHLYMGNLDAVRDWGYAPEYVEGMWRMLQADEPNDYVLATGEQCTVREFLEAAFEHAGLDWREHVRFDDRYLRPTEVDALVGDASKAERLLGWSAAVRAPELARIMVDADIAHLECEGKPWIDAPALYAWQRAG comes from the coding sequence GTGAAGAAGGCTTTGATTACCGGAATCACCGGGCAGGATGGGTCCTATCTTGCCGAGTTTCTCTTGGGTAAGGGATACGAAGTGCACGGACTCATCCGTCGCTCGTCGAGTTTCAACACCTCGCGAATCGAGCATCTCTACGTCGATCCGCATCTTCCTGAAGCACGGCTCTTCTTGCACTACGGCGACCTGAGTGATGGAGCACGGTTGGTCACACTTCTCCAAAAGATCGACCCGGACGAGGTGTACAACCTTGCTGCGCAATCTCACGTCCGAGTGAGCTTCGACGAGCCCGAGCACACGGGCGACACCACGGGAATCGGAAGCGCACGCTTGCTCGAGGCGGTCAGGATTGGGCGCCTCAACTGTCGCTTCTATCAAGCGTCGAGTTCCGAGATGTTTGGAGCTTCTCCGCCGCCTCAGAACGAGGAATCGCCCTTCTATCCTCGTTCGCCCTACGGCGCAGCGAAGGTCTACTCCTACTGGATGACCCGTAACTACCGTGAGGCATACGGGATGTTCGCCGTCAACGGAATTCTGTTCAACCACGAGTCGCCCCGACGTGGTGAAACATTTGTCACGCGAAAGATCACACGCGCTGCCGCGCGCATCAAAGCGGGACTCGACCGCCATCTCTACATGGGCAACCTGGACGCGGTACGCGACTGGGGTTATGCGCCGGAGTACGTCGAAGGGATGTGGCGCATGCTGCAAGCCGACGAGCCAAACGATTACGTGCTGGCCACCGGTGAGCAGTGCACCGTCCGTGAATTCCTGGAGGCCGCTTTCGAACATGCAGGTCTCGACTGGCGGGAGCACGTCAGGTTTGACGATCGCTATCTGCGACCCACTGAAGTGGACGCCCTCGTGGGCGACGCGTCCAAAGCCGAACGCCTGTTGGGGTGGAGTGCCGCCGTTCGCGCACCCGAACTGGCCCGCATCATGGTTGATGCCGACATCGCGCATCTGGAATGCGAGGGCAAACCCTGGATCGACGCCCCCGCACTGTACGCCTGGCAGCGTGCAGGGTGA
- a CDS encoding sugar transferase, translating into MSILSVTVGSAFSRSTRWERAYAARLLVTDIVVVASAVALAQYVRFGEAPTSDSMMSRQLTGFSVLFVLLWTSALSAFRSRSTRIVGAGFEEYRRVLSASFWTFGAVAIVTLLLRLEVARGYLAIALPIGSVCLLLARKAWRGALARGRARGEIQTSVVAIGGRAEVSILACELTKNPAHGYRVVGIGIPGYGEGRGEVVAINGRSIPVAGDEAAALAMVAGGGVDTVAITDTEHFGVQGIRDLTWTLDALDVDLVVSPGVMDVTGARLVMRPVANFPLLHVEKPQYHGAARWGKRAFDLIFAVIAILIMSPVMLVAAVAIKMTSQGPVFYRSERIGKDGKPFKMIKFRTMVQDADRQLLDLVARDQNDFAGGVLFKMRDDPRVTAVGRWLRRISIDELPQFFNVLKQDMSVVGPRPPLEREVQSYDGAVSRRMLVKPGITGLWQVSGRSNLSWEDSVRLDLFYIENWSMISDLVIIAKTVRAVLAREGAY; encoded by the coding sequence ATGTCGATTCTGTCGGTCACGGTCGGCAGCGCGTTCAGTCGTTCCACTCGCTGGGAGCGTGCTTACGCGGCCAGGCTGCTGGTCACCGATATCGTCGTAGTCGCCTCCGCGGTCGCCCTTGCTCAGTACGTGAGATTCGGCGAAGCCCCCACTTCCGACTCGATGATGAGCAGGCAGTTGACCGGGTTCTCCGTGCTCTTCGTCCTCCTGTGGACGTCGGCGCTGAGCGCTTTCAGGTCCCGGTCAACGCGCATCGTGGGGGCGGGTTTCGAGGAGTACCGGCGCGTTCTGAGCGCGTCGTTCTGGACGTTCGGTGCCGTCGCGATAGTCACGTTGCTACTCCGTCTCGAGGTGGCGCGGGGCTACCTGGCGATTGCTCTGCCTATTGGTTCTGTCTGTCTTCTCTTGGCTCGCAAAGCCTGGCGTGGAGCGCTCGCCAGGGGCCGCGCGAGAGGCGAAATCCAAACCTCCGTCGTCGCCATTGGCGGGAGGGCAGAGGTCTCGATTCTGGCATGTGAGCTCACCAAGAACCCCGCTCACGGATACCGCGTCGTGGGGATCGGCATTCCCGGTTACGGAGAGGGTCGCGGTGAAGTGGTGGCCATCAACGGGCGGAGCATTCCTGTCGCGGGCGATGAAGCAGCAGCTCTTGCCATGGTCGCCGGCGGTGGCGTCGATACCGTCGCCATCACGGACACGGAACACTTCGGCGTGCAGGGCATCAGGGACTTGACATGGACACTGGACGCCCTTGACGTAGATCTTGTGGTTTCGCCCGGTGTCATGGATGTCACCGGTGCGCGGCTCGTCATGAGACCAGTGGCCAACTTTCCGCTCTTGCACGTCGAGAAGCCGCAATACCACGGGGCCGCACGATGGGGGAAGCGAGCCTTCGACCTCATCTTCGCGGTGATCGCAATACTGATCATGTCGCCGGTGATGCTGGTAGCCGCCGTTGCGATCAAGATGACCAGTCAAGGTCCGGTCTTCTACCGCTCCGAACGAATCGGCAAGGACGGCAAGCCATTCAAGATGATCAAGTTCCGCACCATGGTGCAGGATGCCGATCGCCAGCTGCTCGATCTGGTGGCGCGGGATCAGAATGACTTTGCCGGCGGAGTTCTCTTCAAAATGCGCGACGATCCGCGCGTCACTGCCGTCGGCAGATGGCTGAGGCGCATCAGCATCGACGAGCTCCCGCAGTTCTTCAATGTCTTGAAGCAAGACATGAGTGTGGTCGGCCCCCGGCCGCCGTTGGAACGCGAGGTCCAGTCGTATGACGGCGCAGTCAGCCGACGGATGCTGGTGAAACCCGGGATCACAGGTCTTTGGCAAGTGAGCGGACGTTCCAACTTGTCATGGGAGGACTCAGTTCGCCTCGATCTCTTCTATATCGAGAACTGGTCGATGATCAGCGATCTCGTCATCATCGCCAAGACGGTGCGCGCGGTACTCGCTCGTGAAGGAGCCTACTGA
- a CDS encoding glycoside hydrolase family 71 protein, whose protein sequence is MAAGVVAVLLVLVVIAVSAALPTTETLRSLSTPYLPFDLSTEPSAKKVLAHYMPNFPVSIDNKPSATDYYTAEYLSPTGEGGLHSSYGGYLRDRPLPRGPLADPDWRNLDLRTEISQAKSVGIDGFAVDVIMPRSPPSLWSDVPTRLLDTAAAQGNFTILPTADMAGPLQGMSARDLASEFAVYLRSPASFRLEDGRPVLGAFYAEAKPAQFWRDVLTALKDLIQLDVAFVPTFLDAPTHLSDFAPFSYGFSTWGGRNPEAVPTVPAGQSYPVDLTRRSHALGKIWMQSIAYQDSRPKSAQFEESQNGQTSRQAWQVAVQEQADWVQLVTWNDYSENTQFAPSLKSGWRLLDMNAYFISLFKYGAAPEIVRDAVYVSYRTQPADAPMTYPESRPMRVVPGTPAARDSVELVSFAVAPSTLRLHIGPETASCDVPAGVGVCQFALRPGLIRASMWRGGNCVFTTMSTIPVTTAPLVQDLHYVLVGGLR, encoded by the coding sequence GTGGCGGCCGGCGTTGTTGCGGTACTCCTGGTCCTCGTAGTGATCGCGGTGAGCGCGGCGCTGCCGACAACCGAGACGCTGCGGTCGCTGTCGACTCCTTATCTGCCGTTTGACCTCAGCACCGAGCCGAGCGCCAAGAAAGTACTCGCGCATTACATGCCGAACTTTCCGGTGTCCATCGACAACAAGCCGTCGGCGACTGACTACTACACCGCGGAATACCTGTCTCCGACAGGAGAGGGTGGCCTGCATTCGTCTTATGGCGGTTACCTGAGGGACAGACCGCTTCCGCGCGGACCGTTAGCCGACCCCGATTGGCGCAACCTGGACCTTCGCACTGAGATTTCCCAGGCGAAGAGCGTCGGCATCGACGGTTTCGCCGTCGACGTCATCATGCCCCGATCGCCGCCCTCATTGTGGTCTGATGTGCCGACGCGGTTGCTCGATACCGCAGCCGCACAGGGAAATTTCACGATCTTGCCGACTGCGGACATGGCGGGGCCACTGCAAGGCATGTCGGCGCGCGACCTGGCGAGCGAGTTTGCGGTCTACCTCCGGTCTCCGGCATCGTTCAGACTGGAGGACGGGCGGCCGGTGTTGGGCGCCTTCTACGCCGAGGCGAAGCCGGCGCAGTTCTGGCGTGATGTTCTGACCGCGCTGAAGGACCTCATCCAACTTGATGTCGCGTTCGTTCCGACGTTCCTGGACGCGCCAACACACCTGAGCGATTTCGCCCCATTCAGCTATGGATTCAGCACCTGGGGCGGCCGCAATCCCGAGGCGGTTCCCACCGTGCCCGCAGGTCAGTCGTATCCGGTGGATCTCACGCGTCGAAGCCATGCACTCGGCAAGATCTGGATGCAGAGTATTGCCTACCAAGACAGCCGTCCCAAGTCGGCTCAGTTCGAGGAGTCTCAGAACGGTCAGACGAGCAGACAGGCCTGGCAGGTCGCCGTCCAGGAGCAGGCGGACTGGGTTCAGTTGGTCACCTGGAACGACTACTCAGAGAACACGCAGTTCGCGCCATCCTTGAAGAGTGGATGGCGATTGCTGGATATGAACGCCTACTTCATCTCACTGTTCAAGTACGGCGCTGCACCCGAAATCGTCAGAGACGCAGTCTACGTGTCCTACCGCACTCAGCCCGCCGATGCACCGATGACTTATCCAGAATCTCGTCCGATGCGCGTGGTCCCCGGCACACCGGCCGCCCGCGACAGTGTCGAGCTGGTTTCGTTCGCTGTAGCGCCGTCGACGCTGCGCCTGCATATTGGCCCTGAAACAGCATCATGTGACGTGCCGGCCGGAGTCGGCGTCTGCCAGTTCGCGCTACGACCCGGCTTGATCCGTGCGTCGATGTGGCGGGGCGGGAACTGTGTCTTCACGACCATGTCGACCATTCCGGTCACCACCGCCCCCCTCGTCCAGGACCTCCACTACGTACTGGTGGGTGGCTTGCGCTGA
- a CDS encoding class I SAM-dependent methyltransferase translates to MAVNGGQRNAIERSQDVAHGEGHDYVVGSPHLRHISLRKRIDERIAGVVAEVLQRRGECAVLEIGAGHGSFTDTVLTAGGTATVTEMSKASFEYLTDKFRNAPGVRVVYDTDGDAPFREAAKYDVILLISVLHHIPDYLGVVTRLCDNLLRRGGTVVTFQDPVWYPRQKRWERALSWGSYFVWRATQGEIRRGLATRWRRLRGVYSDTESSDLVEYHVVRQGLDDLALVELFRARFTEVEVDRYFSTQSPQLQSLGERFAPANTFGITARGSRS, encoded by the coding sequence ATGGCGGTCAACGGCGGGCAGCGCAATGCGATCGAGCGATCACAGGACGTCGCTCACGGCGAGGGTCACGACTACGTAGTCGGCAGTCCACATTTGCGACACATCAGTCTGCGGAAGCGGATCGACGAGCGCATCGCGGGCGTCGTCGCCGAGGTCCTTCAGCGCCGAGGTGAATGCGCGGTGCTCGAGATCGGAGCAGGGCACGGATCGTTCACTGATACCGTCCTCACCGCTGGTGGAACGGCGACCGTCACGGAAATGTCGAAAGCCAGCTTCGAGTACCTCACCGACAAGTTCCGTAACGCGCCCGGAGTTCGTGTCGTCTACGACACCGACGGTGACGCTCCGTTTCGAGAGGCAGCGAAATACGACGTGATCTTGCTGATCTCGGTGCTGCACCACATTCCCGACTACCTCGGGGTGGTGACGCGGTTGTGCGACAACCTGTTGCGCCGGGGAGGAACGGTGGTCACATTTCAAGATCCGGTTTGGTATCCGCGGCAGAAACGCTGGGAGCGGGCATTGTCCTGGGGTTCGTACTTCGTCTGGCGAGCCACCCAAGGCGAGATTCGTCGCGGATTGGCAACGCGTTGGCGGCGCCTGCGCGGCGTGTACTCGGACACCGAGTCATCAGATCTCGTGGAGTACCACGTGGTGCGCCAAGGCCTCGATGACCTAGCCCTGGTTGAGCTGTTCAGGGCACGATTCACCGAGGTCGAGGTCGACCGTTACTTCTCAACTCAGTCTCCCCAGCTGCAGTCACTCGGCGAAAGATTTGCGCCTGCAAATACTTTTGGGATTACCGCACGGGGGAGCAGGAGCTGA